A region of Paenibacillus thiaminolyticus DNA encodes the following proteins:
- a CDS encoding BsuPI-related putative proteinase inhibitor — MKKLSTLALGLFIAGMMVLPAGTHAEPRTIEPDNIEAAINELSRADLAVLLTELFGLDTKKTSTSFADAADHWATAQGAIPAVIEAGLMKGTDATHFQPDRSVTYQELIAALVRGYQLDEIAVPAFDQAESSPYKSSAWADRYIHAAVSLSLVTGELDFREPISELAAKKLAKQFQQAVQLPQLESKLEVGRSKQGEALLTFTVTNVSHEEMVLLFGSSQRYDVKVTDSAGRLVYQASKDKVYLTVLGEETVLPGKSLTYREPVNLKPGQTYTVEFWLVTEQKAYLKQEIQF; from the coding sequence ATGAAGAAGTTAAGTACGCTTGCCCTTGGGTTGTTCATTGCCGGCATGATGGTCCTTCCGGCAGGAACACACGCTGAACCCCGGACGATTGAGCCCGACAACATAGAAGCAGCGATCAACGAGCTGAGCCGGGCTGATCTGGCGGTCCTGCTGACCGAACTCTTCGGTCTGGATACGAAAAAGACGAGCACGTCATTCGCGGATGCGGCCGATCACTGGGCCACGGCGCAAGGGGCCATTCCCGCCGTCATCGAGGCGGGGCTTATGAAGGGAACGGACGCCACTCATTTCCAGCCGGATCGAAGCGTAACCTATCAGGAGCTGATCGCTGCGCTCGTACGGGGATACCAGCTTGACGAGATTGCCGTGCCGGCGTTCGATCAGGCGGAGTCATCGCCGTACAAGAGCTCGGCCTGGGCGGACCGCTATATTCATGCGGCCGTATCCCTGTCGCTCGTGACAGGGGAGCTTGACTTCCGAGAGCCGATCTCGGAGCTAGCGGCCAAGAAGCTGGCGAAGCAGTTCCAGCAGGCGGTCCAGCTTCCGCAGCTGGAGTCCAAGCTGGAGGTCGGCCGCAGCAAGCAAGGTGAGGCGCTGCTGACGTTCACCGTAACCAATGTATCGCATGAAGAGATGGTTCTTCTGTTCGGCTCCTCGCAGCGCTATGATGTGAAGGTAACCGACTCGGCGGGCAGACTGGTGTATCAGGCCTCGAAGGACAAAGTTTATTTAACCGTATTGGGAGAGGAGACGGTCCTTCCCGGGAAATCGTTGACATACCGTGAGCCTGTGAATCTGAAGCCAGGTCAAACCTATACGGTCGAGTTCTGGCTGGTGACCGAACAAAAAGCGTACTTGAAGCAGGAAATCCAATTCTAA
- a CDS encoding FUSC family protein, producing the protein MAFGARVLKTGIAVTLALYISQYFQFKTPVIAAVAAIFAMQPSIYRSWRYFLDQLQTNTLGAAIALLAGMAFSNEPIAVGIVCIVVIIICLKMKMEETVGLTLVTVISVMEASGQWDFALGRFALTLTGIGSAFLINILFFPPNPQAQFIGQIQNVFSRMSLLLRTAISDEMKESAFRVEKQGLEDSLKSISDKYKLFEEETKKLKRAKYRHTRRIVVYKQLLNTLRKGIEVLNIIEEHYFQSARTKESDLFFDRHLELLIKCHEHVLLKFEDKVKPDSGEIANLERENERFMTEALQYGEDGPEGVLRLSIVAASLYEYGHQISRLDRLVGHVDKEEDKGLLQSLL; encoded by the coding sequence ATGGCTTTTGGCGCCCGGGTGTTAAAGACGGGGATCGCCGTAACGCTCGCCTTATACATCAGTCAATATTTTCAATTCAAAACGCCGGTAATTGCCGCAGTAGCGGCCATCTTCGCCATGCAGCCGTCCATCTACCGGTCATGGCGTTATTTTCTCGATCAACTGCAGACGAATACATTGGGGGCCGCGATTGCCCTCCTGGCAGGGATGGCGTTCTCGAACGAGCCGATTGCGGTCGGGATTGTATGTATCGTGGTTATCATTATCTGTCTTAAGATGAAGATGGAGGAGACGGTAGGGCTGACGCTGGTTACCGTCATCTCGGTCATGGAAGCATCGGGGCAATGGGACTTCGCGCTTGGGCGGTTCGCGCTGACGCTGACTGGTATCGGTTCGGCATTTTTAATCAATATTTTGTTCTTTCCGCCGAATCCGCAGGCGCAATTTATCGGGCAGATTCAGAATGTATTCAGCCGGATGTCGCTTCTGCTGCGCACCGCCATCTCGGATGAGATGAAGGAGAGCGCGTTCCGCGTCGAGAAGCAGGGGCTGGAGGATTCCTTAAAATCGATCTCGGACAAATACAAGCTCTTCGAGGAGGAGACGAAGAAGCTGAAGCGGGCCAAATACCGGCATACCCGCCGCATCGTCGTGTACAAGCAGCTATTGAACACGCTGCGCAAAGGCATCGAGGTGCTGAACATCATCGAGGAGCATTATTTCCAGTCGGCCCGGACGAAGGAATCCGATCTGTTCTTCGATCGCCATCTGGAGCTGCTCATTAAGTGCCATGAGCATGTCCTGCTCAAGTTCGAGGACAAGGTCAAGCCCGATAGCGGCGAGATTGCCAATCTGGAGCGGGAGAACGAGCGCTTCATGACCGAGGCGCTGCAGTACGGCGAGGATGGGCCGGAAGGAGTGCTGCGGTTGTCGATCGTGGCTGCGTCCTTATATGAATACGGCCACCAGATCAGCAGACTTGACCGTCTGGTCGGACATGTAGATAAAGAAGAAGATAAAGGACTGCTGCAAAGCTTGCTGTAG
- a CDS encoding MFS transporter codes for MSQARRKFNGPLFILMMNMFVTMVGMGLIIPILPSFLQEFGGGGQAMGYLVAAFGLTQFLFSPIAGEWSDKYGRKILIVSGVGIFALSQIVFAFADQMWMLYLSRLLGGLGAALLTSPMMAYIADITTEDERAKGMGLFGASMTLGVVIGPGIGGLLAEYGIRVPFYFAAGLAVAGTLLSLLFLPETLPPEKRSAIQASKNGPRPTMVQQFLASFKAPYFVLLALVFTMSFGLQNFESIFGLYFDGKLGFTPKQISLIITFGALIGVIVQAVLIDRLLRRFGEKKVLHASFILAGASMVLTLFVRQFGAIFAVTLLFFAATAIIRPALNTLLSKMAGNEQGFVAGMNTAYMSLGNIIGPSIAGILYDVNTNIPYLFGAAILLLSTLILASWKRTGKEEVQSSTASM; via the coding sequence ATGTCGCAAGCAAGGCGGAAGTTCAACGGACCATTGTTCATCTTGATGATGAACATGTTCGTGACAATGGTAGGAATGGGGTTGATCATCCCGATATTGCCTTCTTTTTTGCAGGAATTCGGCGGCGGAGGGCAGGCGATGGGCTACCTGGTTGCCGCTTTTGGGTTGACCCAATTCCTGTTCTCCCCGATTGCAGGGGAATGGTCGGATAAATACGGCCGCAAAATATTGATTGTAAGCGGGGTCGGCATATTCGCTTTGTCGCAAATTGTGTTCGCCTTCGCGGATCAGATGTGGATGCTGTATCTGTCCCGGCTTCTCGGCGGCTTGGGGGCGGCCTTGTTAACCTCGCCTATGATGGCGTATATTGCCGATATTACGACCGAGGATGAACGGGCCAAGGGGATGGGACTGTTCGGCGCCTCCATGACGCTGGGGGTGGTCATCGGTCCGGGCATCGGGGGACTGCTCGCGGAATACGGCATTCGCGTTCCCTTCTACTTCGCCGCCGGGTTAGCCGTAGCCGGAACGCTGCTTTCTCTGCTATTTCTGCCCGAGACGCTGCCTCCGGAGAAGCGGAGCGCGATACAGGCGAGCAAGAACGGGCCGCGGCCGACTATGGTGCAGCAGTTTCTGGCTTCTTTTAAGGCGCCGTATTTTGTGCTGCTTGCGCTTGTTTTTACGATGTCATTCGGCCTGCAAAATTTCGAATCGATATTCGGATTGTATTTCGACGGCAAGCTCGGATTCACTCCGAAGCAAATCTCACTTATTATTACGTTCGGGGCCCTGATTGGGGTTATCGTGCAGGCGGTTCTGATCGATAGGCTGCTGCGCCGCTTCGGCGAGAAGAAGGTGCTGCATGCTTCCTTCATCCTGGCCGGCGCGTCGATGGTGTTGACGCTCTTTGTCCGGCAGTTCGGAGCGATTTTTGCCGTAACGCTGCTGTTCTTTGCCGCCACCGCGATCATTCGGCCGGCACTGAACACATTGCTGTCCAAAATGGCAGGCAACGAACAAGGCTTTGTCGCCGGCATGAATACGGCGTATATGAGTCTGGGCAATATTATCGGGCCGTCGATTGCCGGGATTTTGTATGATGTGAATACCAATATTCCTTATTTGTTCGGAGCCGCGATTTTATTGCTCAGCACGCTGATTCTCGCCAGCTGGAAGCGTACCGGGAAGGAGGAGGTTCAATCCTCGACGGCGTCTATGTGA
- a CDS encoding TetR/AcrR family transcriptional regulator: MEDRSADKKKHILQSAMKLFATQGYVQTTMQEIAQYCKMSKGSVYQHYASKEELLLNIFKYYYRLLYDRMQIIERDPLLTPRERMKKKIEVHMVMWSEYPEFTTMQMRENAGFANKEIHQFLQQVSLDNTRSIMNDLADMYGSAISPYKLDLTLQLHGIISTYLNGLLLEEVTVKLDRLIDYALDLVDLNAQKLLQSRPEPFMKEEDWPALLHAISQEPQKAMHPLVLVEKMREELTRLSLPPEQYQDAMDSLAVLEQELMEIQPRRVIVLGMLANLKRVETLRPVCDQLEMAVQHLNRL; the protein is encoded by the coding sequence ATGGAGGATCGTTCGGCGGATAAAAAGAAGCATATTTTGCAGTCAGCGATGAAGCTGTTTGCTACGCAAGGCTACGTGCAGACGACGATGCAGGAGATAGCCCAATATTGCAAAATGTCGAAGGGCAGCGTATATCAGCATTATGCGTCCAAAGAAGAACTATTGCTGAACATATTCAAATATTATTACAGGCTGCTCTATGATCGGATGCAAATCATTGAACGGGATCCGTTATTGACGCCCCGTGAACGGATGAAGAAGAAGATCGAAGTTCATATGGTGATGTGGTCCGAATATCCCGAGTTCACGACGATGCAAATGCGGGAAAATGCCGGGTTCGCCAATAAAGAGATCCATCAATTTTTGCAGCAGGTCAGTCTTGATAATACCCGGAGCATCATGAATGATTTGGCGGACATGTACGGGAGCGCCATCTCGCCTTACAAGCTCGATTTGACCTTGCAGTTGCATGGAATCATTTCCACCTATTTAAATGGTTTACTGCTGGAAGAGGTTACCGTGAAGTTGGATCGGCTCATTGATTACGCGCTTGATCTGGTCGATCTGAACGCGCAAAAGCTGCTTCAATCCCGGCCGGAACCGTTCATGAAGGAAGAGGATTGGCCGGCGCTTCTTCATGCGATTAGCCAGGAGCCGCAGAAAGCGATGCATCCGCTCGTCCTCGTGGAGAAAATGCGTGAAGAGTTGACCCGCCTGAGCCTCCCGCCCGAACAATATCAGGATGCCATGGATTCGCTTGCGGTGCTGGAGCAGGAGCTGATGGAGATTCAGCCGCGGCGGGTCATCGTATTGGGGATGCTCGCCAATCTGAAGCGGGTGGAGACGCTGCGCCCTGTCTGTGATCAGCTGGAGATGGCCGTGCAGCATTTGAACCGGCTGTAA
- a CDS encoding alpha/beta fold hydrolase, protein MMREVTGVPIARLNGVSLHYHVRGKGVPIIWIHPPLLTSENFNYQMAQLSDSFRLITFDIRGHGYSGTSDEPLTYRLIVEDMLALMDKLGVKQAYVGGYSTGGSIALQALLSAPERFLGGMLISAMSEASDMWLRGRIRGAAALTRLKSKSLISWAITWGNADSRLTYKNLRRAARKGNIANWRQYYQYSLTYNCTDRLKDIKAPVLLIYGQSDRSFHKYALILHEGLPNSQLYWIPKAKHQIPTKNALEMNWIIEQWVKNRCKMLPEEREEALAWSGHLYDADRDAPEEYMRH, encoded by the coding sequence ATGATGAGAGAGGTGACCGGGGTGCCGATTGCCCGCTTGAACGGTGTCAGCCTGCACTATCATGTGCGCGGCAAAGGGGTGCCCATCATCTGGATCCATCCTCCATTACTGACATCGGAAAATTTCAATTACCAGATGGCCCAATTGTCTGACAGCTTCCGTCTGATAACGTTCGATATTCGGGGCCACGGATACAGCGGAACATCCGATGAGCCGCTCACATACCGGCTCATCGTCGAGGATATGCTCGCCCTGATGGATAAGCTGGGCGTGAAGCAAGCGTATGTCGGCGGCTACTCTACCGGAGGCTCGATCGCCTTGCAGGCGCTCTTGTCGGCCCCGGAGAGGTTCCTGGGGGGCATGCTGATCAGCGCGATGTCCGAAGCGAGTGATATGTGGCTGCGCGGCCGTATTCGCGGAGCGGCAGCCTTGACGCGCTTGAAGTCCAAGTCGCTTATTTCCTGGGCCATCACGTGGGGTAATGCCGACAGCCGCCTTACCTATAAAAATCTTCGGCGAGCGGCGAGGAAAGGTAATATTGCCAACTGGAGGCAATATTACCAATACAGTTTAACCTACAATTGCACAGACCGGCTCAAGGATATCAAGGCGCCGGTGCTGCTGATCTATGGGCAGAGCGACAGAAGCTTCCACAAATATGCGCTTATCTTGCATGAAGGTCTGCCGAACAGCCAATTGTACTGGATCCCGAAGGCGAAGCATCAAATTCCGACCAAAAATGCGTTGGAGATGAATTGGATCATAGAGCAGTGGGTGAAGAACCGCTGCAAGATGCTGCCCGAGGAGCGGGAGGAAGCGTTGGCATGGTCAGGGCATCTGTATGATGCCGATAGGGATGCTCCGGAAGAGTATATGCGGCATTGA
- a CDS encoding 3-hydroxyacyl-ACP dehydratase FabZ family protein: MTDNHNTITDRLPHRYPFLMVDRITGIQAGQWAKGTKKVTGTEWYFAGEAAEQTMPHTMIVEALAQLGALAAMGQGGRLGFLSSIKGAEFCGHASPGDCLDLEYTLIKARRGFVVGSGKATVEGKVIVSVDEIMVYVESDNK, translated from the coding sequence ATGACAGACAACCACAATACAATAACGGATCGGCTGCCGCACCGGTATCCGTTCCTGATGGTGGATAGGATTACCGGCATTCAAGCAGGTCAATGGGCGAAGGGCACCAAAAAAGTCACAGGAACGGAATGGTATTTCGCCGGTGAAGCGGCGGAACAGACGATGCCGCATACAATGATCGTTGAAGCTTTGGCCCAATTGGGCGCGTTGGCGGCGATGGGACAGGGCGGCAGACTCGGCTTTTTGTCATCCATCAAGGGGGCGGAGTTCTGCGGACATGCCTCACCGGGAGACTGCCTTGACTTGGAGTACACGCTAATTAAGGCAAGGCGCGGTTTCGTTGTGGGCAGCGGCAAGGCCACGGTAGAGGGCAAGGTCATTGTGAGCGTGGATGAGATTATGGTATATGTGGAAAGTGATAATAAGTAA
- a CDS encoding ABC transporter substrate-binding protein, translating into MRKSWIMLLCLLISLALVVSACSGSDPTTEPVQEQGSEPEKKEDGGKAAESEESGFVNEGIVKASDPSKSSAAATARADTLIIGMQAPVGIFHPLYAETVYDNYVTRTLFRAMLEVQKDGTYAPLLAEKYEVSPDNLTHTYKLREGLKFSDGSPLTAEDVAFTITVLHDKSYDGPMDIIREAKIKGGKEYFDGKATSIDGIKVIDPLTIEFITVEPSALAQSSIGATGILSKAYYAQDYKQGNLSYMNDLFTKPLGNGPYKLEKFQAGQDVSFVANENYFKGAPKIPKLIYKFTTDETNAQLLQTGETDMDFISANLDNFELLQSMGFLDISLFPTNGYGYIAFNHNRAKFQDVKVRKALAYGLDREQIVEAVYQGYAEVINVPQSKLSWAYTDEVDKYEFNLEKAKQLLEDAGWKVGADGIRVKDGEKFTINFTATSPNVVNDAIIPVAQANYKELGIEFIAEQMDFNAVVEKRKKGDFDMLFMAWRLDPDPQGAHNIFITGGSWNEIGYSNKKVDELFEKGGKTLEIEERKAIYKELYQEINEDLPYIFMYQRRDMWANNARFTGLDISPYRDFSYGIDGLMIQ; encoded by the coding sequence GTGAGGAAAAGTTGGATTATGTTGTTATGTTTGCTAATATCGCTGGCATTGGTGGTGTCGGCATGCAGCGGCAGTGATCCCACCACAGAACCGGTTCAAGAGCAGGGCAGCGAGCCGGAGAAGAAGGAGGACGGCGGTAAGGCGGCCGAATCGGAGGAATCCGGATTCGTTAACGAAGGGATCGTGAAGGCTTCCGATCCGAGCAAGTCGTCGGCTGCCGCCACGGCCCGAGCAGACACGCTGATTATCGGCATGCAGGCTCCAGTTGGAATTTTCCATCCGCTTTACGCGGAAACGGTGTATGATAATTACGTGACAAGAACGTTGTTCAGGGCGATGCTGGAAGTACAGAAGGACGGGACGTATGCGCCGTTGCTGGCGGAGAAGTACGAAGTTTCCCCGGATAATTTGACCCACACGTACAAGCTGAGGGAAGGCTTGAAGTTCAGCGACGGTTCGCCGCTGACGGCAGAAGACGTAGCCTTTACGATTACCGTCCTGCATGACAAGTCTTACGACGGTCCCATGGATATCATCCGGGAGGCCAAAATCAAAGGCGGCAAGGAATACTTTGATGGCAAAGCAACCTCCATTGATGGCATCAAGGTTATCGATCCTCTCACCATTGAATTCATAACGGTTGAACCAAGCGCCCTGGCGCAGTCCTCTATCGGCGCGACGGGCATTCTCTCCAAAGCCTATTACGCACAAGATTACAAGCAAGGCAATTTGAGCTACATGAACGACCTGTTCACGAAGCCGCTTGGCAACGGGCCATACAAGTTGGAGAAGTTCCAGGCCGGCCAGGACGTATCCTTTGTTGCCAATGAGAACTATTTCAAAGGCGCACCTAAGATCCCGAAGCTAATCTATAAGTTCACGACAGACGAGACGAACGCCCAACTGCTGCAGACCGGGGAGACGGATATGGACTTCATCTCCGCGAACCTCGACAACTTCGAGTTGCTCCAATCGATGGGCTTCCTCGATATCTCCTTGTTCCCGACGAATGGTTACGGTTACATCGCGTTCAACCATAACCGGGCGAAGTTCCAGGATGTGAAGGTGCGCAAGGCGTTGGCTTACGGCCTAGATCGCGAGCAAATCGTGGAAGCCGTATACCAGGGCTATGCCGAGGTCATCAACGTGCCGCAATCGAAGCTGTCCTGGGCCTATACCGATGAAGTGGACAAATACGAGTTCAATCTGGAAAAAGCGAAGCAACTGCTTGAAGATGCGGGCTGGAAAGTCGGCGCGGATGGTATACGTGTGAAAGACGGCGAGAAATTCACGATCAACTTTACTGCTACATCGCCGAATGTGGTGAATGATGCGATTATTCCGGTGGCGCAAGCGAACTACAAGGAATTGGGCATCGAATTCATTGCTGAGCAAATGGACTTCAACGCCGTTGTCGAGAAGCGGAAGAAGGGCGATTTCGATATGTTGTTCATGGCTTGGCGCCTTGATCCAGATCCGCAAGGAGCACACAATATATTCATTACCGGAGGATCCTGGAACGAAATCGGCTACTCCAACAAAAAAGTCGATGAGTTGTTCGAAAAAGGCGGAAAAACGCTCGAGATCGAGGAACGCAAAGCGATCTACAAAGAACTATATCAAGAAATCAATGAAGACCTGCCCTACATCTTCATGTACCAGCGCCGCGATATGTGGGCGAACAATGCGCGCTTCACAGGTCTCGATATCAGTCCTTATCGCGACTTCTCTTATGGCATTGACGGCTTGATGATTCAATAA
- a CDS encoding ABC transporter substrate-binding protein yields MKKSWVIFLCLLMSLSLVLSACSGGGDAAEPTKEPAQEQQGNEPEKKGGEEASDSGDSGFVNEGIVKASDPGKSPATATSRTDTLIIGMQAPAGIFHPLYAETTYDNYVMDTLFKAMLEVQKDGTYAPVLAEKYEVSPDNLTHTYKLKEGLKFSDGSPLTTEDVAFTITVLHDKSYDGPSDIIRNAKIKGGKEYFDGKATSIEGIKIIDPLTIEFTTIEPSALAQSAIGATPIISKAYYGKDYKQGNLSYMNDLFTKPLGNGPYKLEKFQAGQDVSFVANENYFKGAPKIPKLIYKFTNEETNAQLLQTGETDMDFISANLDNFELLQSMGFLDVSLFPTNGYGYIAFNHNRAKFQDVKVRQALAIGLDREQIVEAVYQGYADVINVPQSKLSWAYTDEVNKYEFDLEKAKQLLEEAGWKVGTDGVREKDGEKFKINFAATSPNVVNDAIIPVAQANYKELGIEFVAEQMDFNAVIEKRKKGDFDMLFMAWGLRPDPQSAQNVFITGGSQNEIGYSNKKVDELFEKGGKTLDIEERKAIYKELYQEINEDLPYIFMYQRRDMWGNNARFTGLDMSPYRNFSYGVDSLSIN; encoded by the coding sequence GTGAAGAAAAGTTGGGTTATTTTTCTATGCTTGCTGATGTCACTTTCGCTAGTGCTGTCGGCATGCAGCGGTGGCGGCGATGCCGCGGAACCGACCAAGGAACCGGCTCAAGAACAGCAAGGTAATGAGCCTGAGAAGAAGGGTGGAGAAGAGGCTTCCGATTCCGGGGATTCCGGGTTCGTCAACGAAGGAATTGTAAAGGCTTCCGATCCGGGCAAGTCGCCGGCAACCGCCACGTCCCGGACAGACACTCTCATCATCGGCATGCAGGCGCCTGCCGGAATCTTCCATCCACTTTACGCAGAGACAACATATGACAATTACGTCATGGATACGTTGTTCAAGGCGATGCTGGAAGTGCAGAAGGACGGGACGTATGCTCCGGTGCTGGCCGAGAAGTACGAGGTTTCCCCGGATAATTTGACCCACACGTACAAGCTCAAGGAAGGGTTGAAGTTCAGCGATGGATCGCCGTTGACGACAGAAGACGTTGCCTTCACGATCACTGTCCTGCATGACAAGTCGTATGACGGCCCCTCAGACATTATCAGAAACGCTAAGATTAAGGGCGGCAAGGAATACTTTGACGGCAAAGCCACCTCCATTGAAGGCATTAAGATTATCGATCCTCTCACCATTGAATTCACAACGATTGAACCAAGCGCATTGGCGCAGTCCGCTATTGGCGCTACGCCTATTATCTCCAAAGCCTATTACGGAAAAGATTATAAACAAGGCAATTTGAGCTATATGAACGATCTGTTCACGAAGCCGCTCGGCAACGGCCCATACAAGCTGGAGAAGTTCCAGGCCGGTCAGGATGTGTCCTTTGTCGCGAATGAGAATTACTTCAAAGGCGCGCCGAAGATTCCGAAGCTGATCTACAAGTTTACGAATGAAGAGACGAACGCTCAACTGCTGCAGACCGGAGAGACGGATATGGACTTCATCTCTGCGAACCTCGACAACTTCGAGCTGCTCCAATCGATGGGCTTCCTGGATGTGTCCTTGTTCCCGACGAATGGTTACGGTTACATCGCTTTCAACCACAACCGGGCGAAGTTCCAGGATGTGAAGGTTCGTCAGGCACTGGCGATCGGCCTCGATCGTGAACAAATCGTGGAAGCCGTCTACCAAGGCTATGCGGATGTCATCAACGTTCCGCAATCCAAGCTATCCTGGGCCTATACTGATGAAGTGAACAAGTACGAATTCGATCTGGAAAAAGCAAAACAACTGTTGGAAGAAGCAGGCTGGAAGGTCGGTACGGATGGCGTGCGTGAAAAAGACGGCGAAAAATTCAAGATCAATTTCGCGGCTACCTCGCCGAACGTGGTGAATGACGCCATTATCCCGGTAGCGCAAGCGAACTACAAGGAATTGGGCATCGAATTCGTTGCCGAGCAAATGGACTTCAACGCGGTTATCGAGAAACGGAAAAAGGGCGATTTCGATATGCTGTTCATGGCATGGGGATTGAGACCGGATCCGCAGTCGGCACAAAACGTGTTTATAACGGGCGGCTCCCAGAACGAAATCGGTTACTCCAATAAAAAAGTCGACGAGCTGTTCGAAAAGGGCGGAAAAACGCTGGATATTGAAGAGCGGAAAGCAATCTACAAGGAGTTGTATCAGGAGATTAATGAAGATCTGCCTTATATCTTCATGTACCAGCGACGCGATATGTGGGGGAACAATGCCCGCTTTACGGGATTGGATATGAGCCCTTACCGCAACTTCTCTTATGGGGTAGATTCATTGTCGATTAATTAA
- a CDS encoding ABC transporter substrate-binding protein, translated as MKKSWVIFLCLLMSLTLVLSACSGGGDAVEPAKEPAQEQQGNEPEKKDDGDKVSEPEESGFVNEGIVKASDPGKSPATATSRTDTLIIGMSAPAGIFHPLYAETAYDKYVMNTLFKGMLEVQKDGTYAPVLAEKYEVSPDYLAHTYKLKEGLKFSDGSPLTAEDVAFTITVLHDKSYDGPMDIIREGKIKGGKEYYDGKATSIEGIKVIDPLTIEFTTIEPSALAQSSIGATGILSKAYYGKDYKQGNLSYMNDLFTKPLGNGPYQLDKFQAGQDVSFVANENYFKGAPKIPKLIYKFTTDETNAQLLQTGETDMDFISANLDNFELLQSMGFLDISLFPTNGYGYIAFNHNRAKFQDVKVRQALAIGLDREQIVEAVYQGYAEVINVPQSKLSWAYTDEVNKYEFDLEKAKQMLEEAGWKVGSDGIREKDGEKFKINFAATSPNVVNEAIIPVAQANYKELGIEFVAEQMDFNAVVEKQKKGDFDMLFMAWGLDPDPQGAQNNFITGGSWNEIGYSNKKVDELFDKGGKTLDIEERKSIYKELYQEINEDLPYIFMYQRRDMWGNNVRFTGLDMSPYRNFSYGVDALMIQ; from the coding sequence GTGAAGAAAAGTTGGGTTATTTTTCTATGCTTGCTGATGTCACTTACGCTAGTGCTGTCGGCATGCAGCGGTGGCGGCGATGCCGTGGAACCGGCCAAAGAACCTGCTCAAGAGCAGCAGGGCAATGAGCCGGAGAAGAAGGATGATGGAGACAAGGTGTCCGAACCGGAGGAGTCCGGGTTCGTCAACGAAGGGATTGTAAAGGCTTCCGATCCGGGCAAGTCGCCGGCGACTGCTACGTCCCGGACAGACACTCTCATCATCGGCATGTCCGCGCCAGCCGGAATTTTCCATCCACTTTACGCGGAGACAGCCTATGACAAATACGTCATGAACACGTTGTTCAAGGGGATGTTGGAAGTGCAGAAGGACGGGACGTATGCTCCGGTGCTGGCCGAGAAGTATGAAGTCTCACCGGATTATTTGGCTCATACGTACAAGCTGAAGGAAGGCTTGAAGTTCAGCGACGGTTCGCCGCTAACTGCGGAAGATGTCGCCTTTACGATTACCGTTCTGCATGACAAGTCATACGACGGTCCCATGGACATCATTCGAGAGGGTAAAATCAAAGGCGGCAAAGAATACTACGACGGCAAAGCAACCTCCATTGAAGGCATCAAGGTTATCGATCCTCTCACCATTGAATTCACAACGATTGAACCAAGCGCCCTGGCGCAGTCCTCTATCGGCGCGACAGGCATTCTCTCCAAAGCCTATTACGGAAAAGATTACAAGCAAGGCAATTTGAGCTATATGAACGACCTGTTCACAAAGCCGCTTGGCAACGGTCCATACCAGCTGGATAAGTTCCAGGCCGGCCAGGATGTATCCTTTGTCGCGAATGAGAACTACTTCAAAGGCGCGCCAAAGATTCCGAAGCTGATCTACAAGTTTACGACGGACGAGACGAACGCCCAACTGCTGCAGACCGGGGAAACGGATATGGACTTCATCTCCGCGAACCTTGACAACTTCGAGCTGCTCCAATCGATGGGCTTCCTGGATATTTCCTTGTTCCCGACCAATGGTTACGGTTACATCGCCTTCAACCACAACCGGGCGAAGTTCCAGGATGTGAAGGTGCGCCAGGCATTGGCGATCGGGCTTGATCGCGAGCAAATTGTGGAAGCCGTATACCAAGGCTATGCCGAGGTCATCAATGTGCCGCAATCGAAGCTATCCTGGGCGTATACTGATGAAGTGAACAAGTACGAGTTCGATCTGGAAAAAGCGAAGCAAATGCTTGAAGAGGCGGGCTGGAAGGTTGGCTCGGACGGCATACGCGAAAAAGACGGCGAAAAATTCAAGATCAACTTCGCGGCTACCTCGCCGAACGTGGTGAATGAAGCGATTATTCCGGTAGCACAAGCGAACTACAAGGAACTGGGCATCGAATTCGTTGCCGAGCAAATGGACTTCAACGCCGTCGTAGAGAAGCAGAAGAAGGGCGATTTCGATATGCTGTTCATGGCTTGGGGCCTCGATCCAGATCCACAAGGGGCACAAAATAACTTTATTACCGGAGGATCCTGGAACGAAATCGGTTACTCCAACAAAAAAGTCGATGAATTGTTCGATAAAGGCGGAAAAACGCTCGATATCGAGGAACGAAAATCGATTTACAAAGAATTGTACCAAGAAATCAATGAAGACTTGCCATACATTTTTATGTACCAGCGGCGCGATATGTGGGGAAATAATGTGCGCTTTACAGGACTGGATATGAGCCCATACCGCAACTTCTCTTATGGTGTAGATGCATTGATGATTCAGTAA